In Dehalococcoidia bacterium, a single window of DNA contains:
- a CDS encoding SDR family oxidoreductase, with protein sequence MKTNLQGRVAIVTGGSEGIGKAAALLMAASGADVAIATRGAEKAELVVRQIQAMGRRAAHAPVDITSYASCQEMVQKVVKDFGKVDIMVANGSPRWKHVRPLPFAETDPASYEDYIRMRLISRLYCVRAVLDHMREREYGKIVNVTTDAGRHPTPSESLIGAAAAGLIMATKTLAREFSRWRIRVNTVSTTLTADTPAYENFSRIRESGEVIAKAFKKIEERVPLGRLNLPDDVAYAILYLASPESDQITGMTLSVNGGISYPG encoded by the coding sequence ATGAAGACAAACCTGCAGGGCCGCGTCGCCATCGTCACCGGCGGCAGCGAGGGCATCGGCAAGGCCGCGGCGCTACTGATGGCGGCGAGCGGCGCGGACGTCGCCATCGCCACTCGCGGCGCCGAGAAGGCCGAGCTGGTGGTGCGGCAGATACAGGCAATGGGCCGCAGGGCAGCCCACGCGCCGGTGGACATCACCAGCTATGCGAGCTGCCAGGAGATGGTCCAGAAGGTCGTCAAGGACTTCGGCAAGGTGGACATCATGGTCGCCAACGGCAGTCCGCGCTGGAAGCACGTCCGCCCTCTCCCGTTCGCCGAGACCGACCCCGCCAGCTACGAGGACTACATCCGCATGCGGCTCATCAGCCGGCTGTACTGCGTCCGCGCCGTGCTGGACCACATGCGGGAGCGCGAGTACGGCAAGATCGTGAATGTCACCACCGATGCGGGACGGCATCCCACGCCCAGCGAGTCGCTCATCGGCGCGGCGGCCGCCGGTCTCATCATGGCGACGAAGACCCTGGCGCGCGAGTTCTCCCGCTGGCGCATCCGCGTCAACACCGTGTCCACGACGCTCACCGCCGACACCCCCGCGTACGAAAACTTCTCGCGCATCCGGGAGTCGGGCGAGGTCATCGCCAAGGCGTTCAAGAAGATCGAGGAGCGGGTGCCGCTGGGGCGACTCAACCTGCCGGACGACGTGGCCTACGCCATACTGTACCTGGCCTCGCCGGAGTCGGACCAGATCACGGGCATGACCCTGAGCGTGAACGGCGGCATATCGTATCCGGGGTAG
- a CDS encoding deoxyuridine 5'-triphosphate nucleotidohydrolase produces the protein MGKEMHGSALGRETLQEMLSATPPLVADMVDAAAQLQPNGIDFTVRGVARFTSAGRIGQAADDRVLPVPEGPLEPSPAGYWELTPGPYLVTYNEVVSLPRDVMALGRPRSSLGRCGVSVHTAVWDAGYSGRSQSLLVVYHPAGFRLGRNARVMQLVFFRLDRPVGQGYAGAYQGENK, from the coding sequence ATGGGGAAAGAGATGCACGGGTCGGCGCTGGGCCGCGAGACGCTTCAGGAGATGCTGTCGGCGACGCCGCCGCTGGTCGCCGACATGGTGGACGCCGCGGCGCAGCTTCAGCCCAACGGCATTGACTTTACGGTGCGCGGCGTTGCGCGCTTCACGTCGGCGGGGCGCATTGGCCAGGCGGCGGACGACCGCGTCCTTCCTGTGCCGGAAGGACCGCTGGAGCCGTCGCCCGCGGGGTACTGGGAGCTGACGCCCGGCCCGTATCTCGTCACGTACAACGAGGTGGTGAGCCTCCCGCGTGACGTGATGGCGCTGGGCAGGCCGCGCTCCAGCCTGGGCCGCTGCGGGGTCAGCGTGCACACTGCGGTCTGGGACGCGGGCTACTCGGGCCGCTCGCAGTCGCTGCTGGTGGTGTACCATCCGGCAGGCTTCCGGCTGGGGCGGAACGCGCGGGTGATGCAACTCGTGTTCTTCCGCCTGGACAGGCCGGTGGGACAGGGCTACGCGGGCGCGTACCAGGGAGAGAACAAGTAA
- a CDS encoding LLM class flavin-dependent oxidoreductase — MGADFSLVLTGDSFPDWKEYVRAADECGFWGLGIGDSQSLYMDVYVRASVAAMLTKNLRVGPWVTNPLTRHPAVAAGAIASVDIVSDGRAVLGIGSGDSAALNIGLRPSPVASLEDYVRTVRTLLRDGLAEWQGREIKLALAPRRVPVYVAASGPKTVRMAGRVADGVIIAMGVTPDVVRDALAELQAGAEEAGRRVDDIDVWWAVMANLAEDDETALNEMKGSLVTRAHHAFRFTTEGKHLPPEYVPAMQRIQEEYRPMEHTKFGPSHHARLADDLGLTPYLARRFGLYGSPEGFVQRAQEAHAAGARKIALHVRVADKRRFLRLWRDKVMPHFA; from the coding sequence ATGGGTGCTGACTTCAGTTTGGTCCTCACCGGCGACTCGTTCCCGGACTGGAAAGAGTACGTGCGGGCCGCCGACGAGTGCGGTTTCTGGGGTCTTGGCATCGGCGACTCCCAGTCGCTGTACATGGACGTGTACGTCCGCGCAAGCGTCGCCGCAATGCTGACGAAGAACCTGCGCGTCGGCCCGTGGGTCACGAACCCGCTGACGCGGCATCCCGCCGTCGCCGCCGGAGCAATCGCCAGCGTGGACATCGTGTCGGACGGACGCGCCGTGTTGGGCATCGGCAGCGGCGACAGCGCGGCGCTCAACATCGGTCTGCGTCCGTCGCCCGTCGCGTCCCTGGAGGACTACGTGCGCACGGTGCGGACGCTGCTGCGCGATGGCCTCGCCGAGTGGCAGGGCCGTGAGATTAAGCTCGCCCTCGCGCCGCGTCGGGTGCCCGTGTACGTGGCCGCGTCCGGCCCGAAGACGGTGCGCATGGCGGGGCGCGTCGCGGACGGCGTGATCATCGCGATGGGGGTGACGCCGGACGTCGTGCGCGATGCGCTGGCCGAGCTGCAAGCGGGCGCGGAGGAGGCGGGCCGCCGGGTGGATGACATAGACGTGTGGTGGGCCGTCATGGCGAACCTGGCGGAGGACGATGAGACGGCGCTCAACGAGATGAAAGGCTCGCTGGTGACGCGCGCGCATCACGCCTTTCGCTTCACTACGGAGGGCAAGCACCTGCCGCCGGAGTACGTACCCGCCATGCAGCGCATTCAGGAGGAGTACCGGCCCATGGAGCACACCAAGTTCGGGCCGAGTCACCACGCGCGTCTGGCGGACGACCTGGGTTTGACGCCCTATCTGGCGCGGCGCTTCGGGTTATATGGCTCGCCGGAGGGGTTCGTGCAGCGAGCCCAGGAGGCGCACGCGGCGGGCGCGCGGAAGATCGCCCTCCACGTGCGCGTGGCCGATAAGCGCCGCTTCCTGCGCCTGTGGCGGGACAAGGTGATGCCGCACTTCGCGTAA
- a CDS encoding DsbA family protein gives MTNVIQETQSATETESGAGDKGMQPFPVVFFADFTCPYSYIAQAQVDNLIRDYGVQPLWRPHWLHPDMPSEGRPYAADPERRKATLAWLHEMEPEKAASMRLPDKQQFSFHAFEALDYAEDHGLALPFKSAVFDALWVEGKDIGQANTLMEAADKVGLDAEELGRALHERTYALRALEAVMTAAKIGVTATPTVFLGRAKIIGWHYYEVFQTVLAQQGISPKVATAAVAQA, from the coding sequence ATGACAAACGTGATCCAGGAAACGCAGAGCGCCACGGAAACCGAGAGTGGGGCGGGAGACAAGGGGATGCAGCCATTCCCGGTTGTGTTCTTCGCCGATTTCACCTGCCCGTACTCCTACATCGCCCAAGCGCAGGTGGACAATCTCATCCGGGACTACGGCGTACAGCCGCTGTGGCGTCCCCACTGGCTCCATCCGGATATGCCGTCGGAGGGCAGGCCGTACGCCGCCGACCCGGAGCGCCGCAAGGCCACACTGGCGTGGCTCCACGAGATGGAGCCGGAGAAGGCCGCGTCCATGCGCCTGCCGGACAAGCAGCAGTTCAGCTTCCACGCATTCGAGGCGCTGGACTATGCGGAGGACCACGGCCTGGCCCTGCCGTTCAAGTCGGCGGTCTTCGACGCGCTGTGGGTGGAGGGCAAGGACATCGGCCAGGCGAATACGCTGATGGAAGCCGCCGATAAGGTGGGGCTGGACGCGGAGGAACTGGGCCGCGCGCTCCACGAGCGGACGTACGCGCTCCGGGCGCTGGAGGCGGTCATGACGGCGGCGAAGATAGGCGTCACCGCAACGCCCACGGTGTTCCTTGGCCGCGCAAAGATCATCGGCTGGCACTATTACGAAGTGTTCCAGACCGTACTGGCGCAGCAGGGCATTTCCCCCAAGGTAGCTACGGCAGCGGTGGCCCAGGCGTAG
- a CDS encoding TIGR00269 family protein — protein sequence MRCVKCHETASVDLPSRNAAYCAPHYLEHFEYEVGHNIRSLKMFTTDERVLVAVSGGKDSLALWETLIRLGYKTTGFHLHLGIGEYSDLSREKTESYARAHNVELIVVEVEEAVGATIPEVSTALRRVPCSGCGLTKRYLMNRTARQQGFPVLATGHNLDDEAATLMGGILHWQMDSLGRQAPALESTHPKLGRKVKPLYTFSEKETASYAVLRRIDYVVDECPNSTGALSLLYKDVLNRIEAESHGTKLRFFQGYLKNLRPALASTGQKVELRECATCGEATTAEVCAYCRMVDRVYKWKQRRVAPTPAPVSPPT from the coding sequence ATGCGTTGCGTGAAGTGCCACGAGACAGCCTCGGTGGACCTGCCTAGCCGCAACGCCGCGTACTGCGCTCCGCATTACCTCGAGCACTTCGAGTACGAGGTCGGGCACAACATCCGCAGCCTGAAAATGTTCACCACGGACGAGCGCGTCCTTGTGGCCGTATCCGGAGGGAAGGACAGCCTCGCCCTGTGGGAAACGCTCATCCGCCTGGGCTACAAGACGACTGGCTTCCACCTCCATCTGGGCATCGGCGAATACTCGGACCTCTCCCGCGAAAAGACGGAGTCCTACGCCCGCGCGCACAACGTCGAGCTTATCGTGGTGGAAGTCGAGGAAGCGGTCGGCGCGACGATCCCCGAGGTGTCCACGGCGCTCCGGCGGGTGCCGTGCTCCGGCTGCGGCCTGACCAAGCGCTACCTGATGAACCGCACCGCCCGCCAGCAAGGCTTTCCCGTCCTGGCGACGGGCCACAACCTGGACGACGAGGCGGCGACGCTCATGGGCGGCATTCTCCACTGGCAGATGGACAGCCTCGGACGGCAGGCCCCCGCGCTGGAGTCAACGCACCCTAAGCTGGGACGCAAGGTCAAGCCTTTGTACACCTTCTCGGAGAAGGAGACGGCCAGCTACGCCGTCCTCCGGCGCATAGACTATGTGGTGGACGAGTGCCCCAACTCCACGGGCGCGCTCTCGCTGCTGTACAAGGACGTGCTGAACCGGATTGAGGCGGAGTCCCACGGGACCAAGCTGCGGTTTTTCCAGGGCTATCTGAAGAACCTGCGTCCGGCTTTGGCGTCCACGGGCCAGAAGGTGGAGTTGCGGGAATGCGCCACCTGCGGCGAAGCGACGACGGCGGAGGTCTGCGCCTACTGTCGCATGGTGGATCGCGTGTACAAGTGGAAGCAGCGCCGCGTCGCGCCCACGCCCGCGCCCGTCAGCCCACCGACGTAG
- a CDS encoding thiamine biosynthesis protein ThiS — MKVIFRIPKPHQVELQGRRRVSELARELGFNLESHLVIRGDDLLTRDAVVEDTDTIEVRPAISGG; from the coding sequence ATGAAAGTCATCTTCCGCATCCCCAAGCCTCACCAGGTGGAGCTCCAGGGCAGACGCCGCGTCAGCGAGCTGGCCAGGGAGCTTGGCTTTAACCTGGAGTCGCACCTGGTCATTCGCGGCGACGACCTGCTGACGCGGGACGCAGTGGTGGAGGACACGGACACCATAGAAGTCCGGCCCGCCATTTCGGGAGGCTAG
- a CDS encoding cytochrome c-type biogenesis protein CcmH — MTAWTRLAFLCLLAAASVALLPWRPALADGPEAAARDLELQLMCPICPGQTIAQADNEISRQMKAIIRKKLADGETREQVLAFFVERYGEAVLAAPPRQGFNLAVWLAPFAVLAAGAAIVFIAVRRAVRPRAPASDAETPPADMPESEARRYRERVAREMAQRQAKT, encoded by the coding sequence ATGACAGCGTGGACACGACTGGCCTTCTTGTGCCTCCTGGCGGCGGCTTCTGTCGCGCTGCTGCCGTGGCGCCCGGCCCTCGCCGATGGGCCGGAGGCCGCGGCGCGCGATCTGGAACTCCAACTCATGTGCCCCATCTGCCCGGGCCAGACTATCGCGCAGGCGGACAACGAGATATCCCGGCAGATGAAGGCGATCATCCGCAAGAAGCTCGCCGACGGCGAGACCAGGGAACAGGTCCTCGCATTCTTCGTCGAGCGCTACGGCGAGGCTGTGCTGGCCGCGCCGCCTCGTCAGGGGTTCAACCTGGCCGTGTGGCTCGCGCCCTTCGCCGTCCTGGCGGCGGGAGCGGCCATCGTCTTCATCGCCGTGCGCCGCGCCGTCCGGCCTCGGGCCCCCGCGAGCGACGCGGAGACGCCCCCCGCCGACATGCCGGAGAGCGAGGCGCGGCGCTACCGTGAGCGCGTGGCGCGGGAGATGGCGCAGCGCCAGGCCAAGACCTAA
- a CDS encoding peroxiredoxin, whose product MAVTIGQPAPDFTLHDADKQKRSLSQFKGKNVVLAFFPGAFSGVCDKEMCAFRDSMDKLNGLNAQVVGISVDSYAALKAFANQYKLQFPLLTDFNREVIAKYDVLWKGLGGIEGYNVANRAVFILDKNGVVHWKWVAEKPGIEPAYDQITAELAKLPK is encoded by the coding sequence ATGGCAGTCACTATCGGTCAGCCGGCGCCGGACTTCACACTCCACGACGCCGACAAGCAGAAGCGTTCGCTGAGCCAGTTCAAGGGCAAGAACGTTGTTCTGGCGTTCTTCCCCGGCGCATTTTCCGGCGTTTGCGACAAAGAGATGTGCGCCTTCCGCGACAGCATGGACAAGCTGAACGGTCTGAACGCGCAGGTCGTCGGCATCAGCGTGGACTCGTACGCCGCGCTCAAGGCATTCGCCAACCAGTACAAGCTGCAGTTCCCGCTGCTCACCGATTTCAACCGCGAGGTCATCGCCAAGTACGACGTCCTCTGGAAGGGCCTCGGCGGCATCGAGGGCTACAACGTCGCCAACCGCGCCGTCTTTATTCTGGACAAGAACGGCGTCGTTCACTGGAAGTGGGTCGCCGAAAAGCCGGGCATTGAGCCGGCGTACGACCAGATTACAGCCGAGCTGGCAAAGCTGCCCAAGTAG
- a CDS encoding P63C domain-containing protein translates to MTEPINENARALSKLGASKGGRARVSSTTPEQRSEIARKAVLTRWKKAGKVITTDATSESLGDQPKSLAPMGTLGEPTMPYALFSGVVKIGGAEIPCHVLNDGRRVLHQRAMVQALGMARGGSSRGGGDRLAFFVGQKTLKPFVSDALYKVTGNPVVFKTLRRQSAYSYEADVLGDICEAVLAARQAGTLQPQQVHIAEQCVILMRGFARVGITALVDEATGYDKVKKKQDLQIKLQAFIAEEMQEWARMFPEEFWFELARLESVHYSPHSRPLRWGKYVMMFVYDAIDADVGRELRKKNPNPHFLQNHHMWLKKYGRDQVTIQIERVITIMKLCHDMDDFKAKFSHVFKKTPLQMSFADIAWGVPIPLRNSKTRA, encoded by the coding sequence ATGACTGAACCTATTAATGAAAACGCTAGGGCACTAAGTAAACTAGGTGCGTCAAAGGGAGGTAGGGCAAGAGTATCCAGCACAACACCAGAACAGCGAAGCGAGATTGCGCGCAAAGCTGTTCTGACAAGATGGAAGAAGGCAGGCAAGGTAATTACGACCGACGCAACCTCCGAGTCGCTAGGTGACCAGCCCAAGTCCCTTGCCCCGATGGGCACATTAGGCGAACCAACAATGCCATATGCATTGTTTTCAGGCGTGGTGAAGATTGGCGGAGCCGAGATTCCGTGCCATGTGTTGAATGATGGCCGGCGCGTTCTTCACCAACGCGCTATGGTGCAAGCCCTGGGAATGGCGCGAGGTGGTAGTAGTAGGGGAGGTGGTGACCGGCTTGCCTTCTTCGTAGGGCAAAAGACACTGAAGCCATTCGTGTCGGATGCACTTTATAAGGTGACCGGGAATCCAGTCGTCTTCAAAACGCTTCGGAGACAGTCGGCGTATAGCTATGAAGCTGACGTGCTCGGTGACATATGCGAAGCTGTCTTAGCTGCGCGGCAGGCGGGGACGTTGCAACCCCAACAGGTACACATCGCTGAACAATGCGTCATACTCATGCGTGGATTCGCCCGTGTTGGCATCACGGCTCTTGTAGATGAAGCGACAGGGTATGACAAGGTTAAGAAGAAGCAAGACCTTCAAATCAAGCTACAAGCGTTCATCGCTGAGGAAATGCAGGAGTGGGCTAGGATGTTTCCTGAGGAGTTTTGGTTTGAGCTAGCTCGATTGGAGTCAGTACACTACTCACCACATTCCCGCCCGCTTCGATGGGGTAAATATGTGATGATGTTCGTCTATGACGCTATTGACGCAGATGTGGGCCGCGAACTTCGCAAAAAAAACCCAAACCCCCATTTTCTCCAAAACCACCATATGTGGCTAAAAAAATACGGACGTGATCAGGTGACCATCCAAATCGAACGTGTCATTACGATTATGAAATTGTGCCACGATATGGACGACTTCAAGGCGAAGTTCTCCCACGTCTTCAAAAAGACGCCATTGCAAATGTCCTTCGCTGACATCGCTTGGGGAGTCCCCATACCTCTACGCAATAGCAAAACGAGAGCTTAG